The following coding sequences are from one Halomonas sp. HAL1 window:
- a CDS encoding Hsp20/alpha crystallin family protein yields the protein MNNVVRTASHSPLQERGDIKRTQETLLPAVDIIEEVSAIKLIADMPGVTRESLKVELDNNVLSLEGEIALTMPEGLSALHAEVRGQRFARRFNLSHEVDSDAITASITNGVVTIMLPKKDSHRSRRIDVQAA from the coding sequence ATGAATAACGTTGTCCGTACCGCCAGCCACTCCCCGTTGCAGGAGCGCGGCGACATAAAACGTACTCAGGAAACGTTGCTGCCGGCAGTGGATATCATTGAGGAAGTCAGCGCCATCAAACTAATTGCCGATATGCCTGGCGTAACCCGCGAGTCGCTCAAAGTAGAGCTCGATAATAACGTGCTGAGTTTGGAGGGTGAGATAGCTCTGACTATGCCTGAAGGGCTGAGCGCGCTGCATGCCGAGGTGCGTGGCCAGCGGTTTGCGCGCCGCTTCAATCTCAGTCATGAAGTGGACAGTGATGCTATTACGGCCAGTATCACCAATGGTGTCGTGACCATTATGCTGCCGAAAAAGGATAGCCATCGCTCACGGCGTATCGATGTTCAGGCAGCATAA
- a CDS encoding Hsp20/alpha crystallin family protein has protein sequence MFDDIKRFEIGSSQQLDWFRQLLDGFLPDGSAMDIRAVPRGSFPMINLARSDDAVRVYVFAAGLAPSDLAIDIQDNVLTLRGKREPVIGSNEDGSSRPVYRRERPSGEFVRAIALPDGLDAERAEAHHAHGVFEIVLPKREELKPRRIDVQAA, from the coding sequence ATGTTCGACGATATTAAGCGTTTCGAAATCGGCTCGTCCCAGCAGTTGGATTGGTTTCGTCAACTGTTGGACGGCTTCTTGCCTGATGGCAGTGCGATGGACATTCGGGCGGTGCCACGGGGCAGTTTTCCGATGATCAATCTCGCTCGCAGCGATGATGCCGTGCGTGTCTATGTGTTTGCCGCAGGGCTGGCGCCCTCGGACTTGGCCATTGATATCCAGGATAACGTGCTTACCCTGCGTGGCAAGCGTGAGCCCGTCATCGGTAGTAATGAGGATGGCAGCTCGCGTCCGGTATATAGACGTGAGCGCCCGAGCGGTGAGTTCGTGCGGGCCATTGCACTACCTGATGGCCTAGATGCTGAGCGTGCTGAAGCGCACCACGCCCATGGTGTATTCGAAATCGTGCTGCCCAAGCGTGAAGAACTCAAGCCGCGGCGTATTGACGTTCAGGCGGCTTAA
- a CDS encoding TetR/AcrR family transcriptional regulator, translated as MARTQDEIRQTNVKKILQAAEQLFAEKGYAGASMGEIAQLAEIPKSNVHYYFSTKKALYQDVLLELLEVWKQDALCFELYDDPRVVLSTYIRAKMTHSRNRAHGSKVWAAEVMQGAPILKERLRDNLYEWAKLKESKIREWVESGQINPVEPSYLLYMIWASTQHYADFDYQIYLLNDDQPLDDLQFEKAVQSVTSVILRGIGLTS; from the coding sequence GTGGCGAGAACCCAGGACGAAATTCGGCAAACCAACGTAAAAAAGATTCTCCAAGCGGCAGAGCAGCTGTTTGCCGAAAAAGGCTATGCAGGTGCCTCAATGGGTGAAATCGCACAACTGGCAGAGATCCCCAAATCCAATGTGCACTACTACTTCTCGACCAAAAAAGCGCTGTATCAAGATGTCCTTTTAGAGCTTCTCGAAGTATGGAAACAGGATGCGCTGTGCTTTGAGCTTTACGATGATCCTCGCGTCGTGCTTTCCACCTATATTCGCGCCAAGATGACCCACTCCCGCAACCGCGCCCACGGCTCAAAAGTATGGGCGGCCGAAGTGATGCAGGGCGCCCCGATCCTTAAGGAGCGCCTGCGCGATAACCTCTATGAATGGGCCAAACTCAAAGAATCGAAAATTCGCGAGTGGGTCGAGTCGGGCCAGATCAATCCCGTCGAACCTTCCTACCTTCTATATATGATCTGGGCCTCTACCCAGCACTACGCCGATTTCGACTACCAAATCTACTTGCTCAACGACGACCAGCCGCTGGACGACTTACAGTTCGAAAAAGCCGTGCAGTCGGTGACCTCGGTGATCTTGCGGGGCATTGGGCTGACTTCGTAA